GGCTTTAGCCACACGAGACATAGGAATATTCCTTAAAAAAATTAACAGCTTCTGTTAGCAATAAATAATAGCGAAAAAACTAACAGGCTAAAAAGCGTGTTAGCTTAGCATAATTGACCCCGTTAGACACCTATCAATTTTAAATAATTAATGAGGCTGATTTTATATCAACCTTATAATGCATTATCATAAGATTAATATAGTTCTAACGAGATGCAAATAGACTTCATCGTCGGGTAGCTTACGCTACAAATGCGACAACTTCACCACCGATACCAGCAGCGCGGGCAGCACGATCACTCATGATACCTTGGCTAGTAGATACGATAGCAACACCCATACCTTGCTTAACAGTAGGGATAGCGTCTTTACCACGATGCTGGCGTAAACCAGGACGGCTAAAGCGCTGAATAGTTTCGATGACAGCTTTGCCTTCGAAGTATTTTAGTTCGATAGATAGAGTTGCTTTGTTGTTATCTTCTGCAGTAACAACAGCATTAGCCACATAACCTTCACTAACTAATAGGTCAGCGATTGATTTACGTAGTTTTGAACTTGGCATGGCTACGGATACTTTATTAGCCATTTGGGCGTTACGAATACGGGTTAGCATATCCCCAACGGTATCTTGCATACTCATGTAGTTACTCCTTACCAGCTTGCTTTACGAACACCAGGCACATCGCCTTGCATGACTCGCTCACGCAGCATATTGCGTGATAAGCCAAACTTACGGAAGTAGCCATGAGGACGACCTGTGATAGCACAACGATTACGCAGACGTACTGGCGATGAATTACGTGGTAGAGCTTGTAGCTCTAGCATTGCTTCCATACGCTGTTCATCACTTGCGTTGATATCACCGATAGTCTCTTTTAGCTTGATACGCTTATCAGCGTACTTAGCAACCATTTTTTCGCGCTTTAATTCGCGGTTGATCATGCTCTTCTTTGCCATAACGTCTTTACCTTATTTAAATGGGAAGCCGAATGCTTTAAGCAGCGCACGACCTTCATCATCAGTAGCAGCTGACGTGGTAATTGTCACATCCATGCCACGGATACGATCAATCTTGTCAAAGTCTACTTCTGGGAATACGATTTGTTCTTTGATACCCAATGAGTAGTTACCACGACCATCGAAAGCTTTAGGTGAAAAACCGCGGAAGTCACGAACACGAGGAATTGCAACGGCAATGAGACGATCTAAAAATTCGTACATTTGCTCACCGCGTAGCGTTACTTTACAACCAATTGGCCATTCTTCACGAATTTTGAAGCCAGCGATTGATTTACGCGCTTTGGTGACTACAGGTTTTTGACCAGCAATCGCCGTCATATCAGCTACTGCACCTTCAAGCAATTTCTTGTCTTGAGACGCGCCGCCTACACCCATATTAAGTGTGATTTTAGTGATTTTAGGCACTTGCATCACGTTAGCTAAACCAAGATCTTCTTTGATCTGCTGCTTTAGTTCATTGTTATATAAAGCTTTTAATCTTGCCATTACCATTACACCCTTAGTGTCTTACGCAGTCGCCACGACTTCACCATTTGAACGATAAACGCGCTGTTTTTTGCCGTCTTCGTTAAATTGGTAAGTAATACGGTCTGCTTTTTGGGTTTGCGCATTTAAAATTGCGACATTTGAGAGATGCAGAAAAGCTTCTTGCTTAATGATACCGCCTTCAACGCCAGTTGCCTGATTTGGCTTCTGATGTTTAGTGACAATATTAATGCCTTCAACTTTAATACGATCGTTTTTTACAGCTTGTACAGTACCTTGTTTGCCTTTGTCTTTACCAGCAATAACAATAACTGTATCGCCTTTTCGT
The sequence above is a segment of the Psychrobacter sp. PL19 genome. Coding sequences within it:
- the rplE gene encoding 50S ribosomal protein L5, producing the protein MARLKALYNNELKQQIKEDLGLANVMQVPKITKITLNMGVGGASQDKKLLEGAVADMTAIAGQKPVVTKARKSIAGFKIREEWPIGCKVTLRGEQMYEFLDRLIAVAIPRVRDFRGFSPKAFDGRGNYSLGIKEQIVFPEVDFDKIDRIRGMDVTITTSAATDDEGRALLKAFGFPFK
- the rplX gene encoding 50S ribosomal protein L24 encodes the protein MAKLRKGDTVIVIAGKDKGKQGTVQAVKNDRIKVEGINIVTKHQKPNQATGVEGGIIKQEAFLHLSNVAILNAQTQKADRITYQFNEDGKKQRVYRSNGEVVATA
- the rpsH gene encoding 30S ribosomal protein S8 produces the protein MSMQDTVGDMLTRIRNAQMANKVSVAMPSSKLRKSIADLLVSEGYVANAVVTAEDNNKATLSIELKYFEGKAVIETIQRFSRPGLRQHRGKDAIPTVKQGMGVAIVSTSQGIMSDRAARAAGIGGEVVAFVA
- the rpsN gene encoding 30S ribosomal protein S14, which codes for MAKKSMINRELKREKMVAKYADKRIKLKETIGDINASDEQRMEAMLELQALPRNSSPVRLRNRCAITGRPHGYFRKFGLSRNMLRERVMQGDVPGVRKASW